The proteins below are encoded in one region of Parvicella tangerina:
- a CDS encoding formylglycine-generating enzyme family protein, with the protein MKQFTVIFLTLITLGVFGQQPQTVYSIVKDRHEISWYEEQLELWKAEIDKNQKNANAWFNYYNSSRALRNLTNEESRAYYDSLCINITETAYENLPNSLEANLLMYLKESVANDDEAFKFLERAYQINPNDPRTYVNLLTHYEIIRDKENYSKFCKKYFEANELAASTLNWGYNVLAGLESKSIVFSAGDNDTYPIWTIQEYKGYRKDVKNINTSLILIDNYRNQLFEELGIPPLNISMENVKSNDEYDSKVAQIYEHILNNYTRGSIHVCVNAIFQFENYSDDFHLVGLTYKYSKESIDNISIIKRNYEHRYLLDYLQEVFSFNISNGVADYMNALYLPSMVKLYKHYVKSENKEKQTKLLQLIVSISEKSGQQTEIADLLEEEASKSTDIRYITMLLNTKDIEKSMLLFDDNLYASETEVTNLQYRMFLTNLKKSRNMELYNKCLYDSSKWVTALDNYTEPIRDNYHWHPAYDEYPVVNISYEAANEYCNWLTQQYNTQRKRKYTQVLFRLPTEPEWRHLAASGKPANNTCFKDDQITNEKGCYLTNIKTGENDFQADGGFFPVNTYSYLPNEMGFYCTMGNVAEMISKKGIAKGGSWAHTFENSTFNKTQKYEGPDPRIGFRVIMEIIQE; encoded by the coding sequence ATGAAACAATTCACAGTTATTTTTTTAACGCTCATAACTTTAGGAGTGTTTGGACAACAACCGCAAACCGTTTACAGTATCGTTAAAGACAGACACGAAATTTCTTGGTACGAAGAGCAACTTGAATTATGGAAAGCGGAAATCGACAAGAATCAAAAGAATGCAAATGCCTGGTTTAACTATTATAATAGTTCAAGAGCCTTAAGGAATTTAACTAATGAGGAAAGCCGTGCTTATTACGATTCTCTGTGTATCAATATAACCGAGACTGCTTACGAAAATTTACCCAATTCATTGGAGGCTAATTTGCTTATGTATCTTAAGGAAAGTGTTGCTAATGATGACGAAGCATTTAAATTTTTAGAAAGAGCGTATCAGATTAATCCTAACGATCCCAGAACATATGTAAATTTACTGACACACTACGAAATTATTAGAGACAAGGAGAACTACAGTAAGTTTTGTAAGAAGTATTTTGAAGCAAATGAATTGGCTGCGTCAACTTTGAATTGGGGTTATAACGTGTTGGCTGGTTTAGAAAGTAAGTCAATCGTTTTTTCCGCTGGAGACAATGATACTTATCCTATCTGGACTATTCAGGAGTACAAGGGGTATAGAAAAGACGTAAAAAATATCAACACCTCACTTATTCTGATCGATAATTATAGAAACCAATTGTTTGAAGAACTTGGGATTCCTCCATTAAATATTTCAATGGAAAACGTAAAATCTAATGATGAGTATGATTCAAAGGTTGCACAGATTTACGAGCATATACTAAATAATTACACCAGAGGCTCCATTCATGTATGTGTTAATGCGATCTTTCAATTTGAAAACTATAGTGATGATTTCCATCTAGTTGGACTAACATATAAATATTCCAAGGAAAGCATAGATAATATTTCCATTATCAAACGAAATTACGAACATCGGTACCTATTGGATTACTTGCAAGAGGTGTTTTCTTTTAATATTAGTAATGGTGTGGCTGACTACATGAATGCTTTGTATCTACCTTCTATGGTGAAATTGTATAAACATTATGTAAAGAGTGAAAACAAAGAAAAGCAAACTAAGTTGCTTCAATTAATCGTATCCATTAGTGAGAAATCTGGTCAGCAAACTGAAATCGCTGACCTTTTGGAAGAAGAAGCTTCAAAGTCCACTGATATTCGTTACATCACCATGCTACTGAATACAAAGGACATCGAAAAGAGTATGTTGCTTTTTGATGATAACCTGTATGCCTCTGAGACCGAAGTTACCAATCTTCAGTATAGAATGTTTTTAACTAACTTGAAAAAATCAAGGAATATGGAGCTCTATAATAAATGTCTTTACGATAGTTCAAAATGGGTAACAGCACTTGATAATTACACCGAACCAATAAGAGATAATTACCATTGGCATCCCGCCTACGATGAGTATCCTGTAGTAAACATATCTTATGAGGCAGCAAATGAATATTGTAATTGGTTAACTCAACAGTATAACACTCAGCGAAAACGAAAGTACACACAAGTGTTATTTAGGTTACCGACAGAACCTGAATGGAGACACCTCGCGGCTTCCGGTAAGCCTGCGAATAACACCTGCTTTAAAGACGATCAAATCACCAATGAAAAAGGATGCTATTTGACCAATATTAAAACAGGCGAAAATGATTTCCAAGCTGATGGAGGTTTCTTTCCAGTGAATACCTATTCATATCTACCAAATGAAATGGGTTTTTATTGCACAATGGGTAACGTTGCCGAAATGATTAGTAAAAAAGGAATAGCAAAAGGAGGAAGCTGGGCTCACACCTTTGAAAACTCAACGTTTAACAAAACGCAAAAATATGAAGGACCAGACCCTAGAATTGGTTTTAGGGTAATCATGGAAATTATTCAAGAATAA
- a CDS encoding NAD(P)/FAD-dependent oxidoreductase — protein sequence MKKIVQISVAPHVAFDLEKLKREVSNKFKLKGDFGFQIIKRSIDARRKPVKYALAIEVVQNEELTDRSMEFTYHPVDESAKSVVIIGAGPAGLFAGLEAIERGLKPIIFERGKDVKERRKDLARITKEMIVDPNSNYCFGEGGAGTYSDGKLYTRSKKKGSVRKVLQQLVHFGADEDILVDAHPHIGTNKLPKLIENIRKEILRCGGAIHFQSKLTDLLIKEGRVIGVVINGEREVSCSKVVLATGHSARDIFYLLNDKGLTLEFKPFALGVRVEHSQALIDRIQYGKADRGQYLPPASYSLVHNTKDRGVYSFCMCPGGIIAPCATDQKEVVTNGWSPSKRNNPYSNSGIVTEVRWEDIPDFHKYGALAGLEFQKSVEKACWKAAGETQKVPAQRLVDFVENRSSKDLPKTSYFPGLVSVNLNDVLPAFVSNNLREGFVKFNDKMRGYLTNEAVIHGTESRTSSPVRIPRNEGLEHPEVRGLYPCGEGAGYAGGIVSAAIDGQNVIQAIELSLHSKQSES from the coding sequence GTGAAAAAAATCGTTCAAATATCCGTAGCACCGCATGTGGCCTTCGATCTTGAGAAGCTTAAAAGGGAGGTTAGTAATAAGTTCAAACTGAAAGGCGATTTTGGATTTCAAATTATTAAAAGGTCGATTGACGCGCGAAGAAAGCCTGTTAAGTATGCGCTAGCAATTGAGGTGGTTCAAAATGAAGAGTTGACAGATCGTTCTATGGAGTTTACTTATCATCCAGTTGATGAGAGTGCAAAATCGGTTGTGATCATTGGGGCGGGACCAGCAGGTCTATTTGCTGGGCTAGAGGCAATTGAGCGAGGACTAAAGCCCATCATTTTTGAAAGAGGAAAAGACGTAAAGGAACGAAGAAAGGATTTAGCGAGAATTACTAAGGAGATGATCGTTGATCCGAATTCTAATTATTGTTTTGGAGAGGGTGGTGCTGGAACTTACTCTGATGGTAAGCTGTACACACGTAGTAAAAAAAAGGGGAGTGTAAGAAAGGTACTGCAACAATTGGTTCATTTTGGAGCGGATGAGGATATACTGGTTGATGCGCATCCGCATATCGGAACAAATAAGCTTCCAAAATTGATCGAAAATATTCGCAAGGAGATTTTAAGATGTGGTGGAGCGATTCACTTTCAAAGTAAGCTTACAGATCTGTTAATTAAAGAAGGTAGGGTAATTGGAGTTGTGATCAACGGAGAACGAGAGGTTAGTTGTAGCAAGGTTGTTTTAGCAACAGGACATAGCGCTAGAGACATCTTTTACCTGCTAAACGACAAAGGGTTAACACTGGAGTTTAAACCTTTTGCTTTAGGTGTGAGGGTGGAGCATAGTCAAGCGTTGATCGATAGGATTCAATATGGAAAAGCTGATAGAGGACAGTATTTGCCTCCTGCATCTTATAGCTTAGTGCATAATACGAAAGATAGAGGTGTGTATTCATTTTGTATGTGCCCAGGTGGAATTATAGCTCCGTGTGCTACTGATCAAAAAGAAGTGGTAACTAATGGATGGTCTCCTAGTAAGCGTAATAACCCTTACAGTAATTCTGGGATTGTGACAGAGGTACGGTGGGAGGACATACCAGACTTTCATAAGTATGGTGCTTTAGCAGGTTTGGAGTTTCAAAAAAGTGTGGAAAAGGCTTGTTGGAAGGCAGCTGGTGAAACGCAAAAGGTTCCAGCACAAAGGCTGGTTGATTTTGTCGAAAATAGAAGTTCAAAAGATTTGCCTAAAACCTCTTACTTTCCAGGGTTAGTTTCAGTAAACTTAAATGATGTTTTACCTGCGTTTGTCTCAAATAATCTGCGTGAAGGGTTTGTGAAGTTTAATGATAAGATGAGGGGATACCTGACCAATGAGGCAGTTATTCATGGAACAGAATCCAGAACCTCCTCTCCGGTAAGAATACCAAGAAATGAAGGGCTAGAGCATCCTGAGGTAAGAGGTCTTTATCCTTGTGGAGAAGGAGCGGGTTATGCAGGGGGAATTGTATCAGCGGCTATTGATGGGCAAAACGTTATTCAAGCAATTGAACTATCTTTACATTCAAAACAGTCAGAAAGTTAA